In a genomic window of Thermus albus:
- a CDS encoding AAA family ATPase, translating to MREKEAWRIDRLLLQGFKSFAERTALDFPDPITGIIGPNGSGKSNLVEALRFVTGARAQDLRGQELRAFLFHGSESRPPQGLAEVRLELSRGRERLVVERRIEGERSIFRVNGRPISAKTLALHLAGTGLGRGGYAIVGQGEVATLLEAPEEVLLGHLEEASGLRPVAEAARTTEERLREAWDLLEQRRLGLEELQARAEGLRREAATAQKARELDLQVLALKASLLEARIEEAQKEMQRAQERLEALAQEEETLKEERAGLEAHRQTLGKKEEALRQELEAVRLRLKEREGWERELRELSRLQKTLDRPPPPDPGPPVPPPPVPAEELRQRLKALRARENQLKEEKRRHEEALRRYLSERARYEERQKAYAEALARRQRLEEELGRKQEALRVLEAQAAQRRQLEARLAELKAQAQAAQREAERLRRLLQAGSDLQEGPRKVRKLPGVLGVVADLVRPEPGLELALEVALGPRLQWVLTQDEEAAKAAIALLKREGGRATFLPLSLLSPPPPPSPQPASGLLGPAFRLARLRLGVPHEEEVLLTLFGDTLVFRDLDTALAYRKAGGRERLVTVEGEVLERLGALTGGRPRGGGETLLLRRRLEDLEAEEELLPQKVRALEEALAPLASYQHLEELRAQVATLKRSLASPLPPPPEPPPPPQDPWEETQLQVLEEELTKLEEALAQADAHERWQLLSQAQKAWEEAEQEVRRLQLRMEELKAKLAATEPLLAEMQALESQLVALREERRALQERETRALTRANALLAERENLSLLLARREALLEELLRERAALPPVERIPGTPKALQAKLAQLERERASLGPVNALAERELLQLEARLKAQEEEVQEALEALHRLEAETKAVEREYAERLRESFAVFQEAFRRNASALLGAQAEVRREGRGLKLALVPAGKRTQDLRLLSLGEKTLGALAFLFSLGELQGGLPLAVLDEVDAALDDANLARFTRFLHSGQQFILITHQKRTMEACHALYGVTAQGGVSRVYSIRKEVAHDPE from the coding sequence ATGAGGGAAAAGGAAGCCTGGCGCATTGACCGCTTGCTCCTCCAGGGGTTCAAGTCCTTTGCGGAGCGCACCGCTTTGGACTTTCCTGACCCCATCACCGGCATTATCGGGCCCAATGGCTCGGGCAAGAGCAACCTGGTGGAGGCCCTGCGCTTCGTCACCGGGGCCCGGGCCCAGGACCTAAGGGGCCAGGAACTCAGGGCCTTCCTCTTCCACGGAAGCGAAAGCCGACCGCCCCAAGGCCTGGCCGAGGTGCGGCTGGAGCTTTCCCGGGGCCGGGAACGCCTGGTGGTGGAGCGGCGCATAGAAGGGGAGCGCTCCATCTTCCGGGTGAACGGCCGCCCCATCAGCGCCAAGACCCTGGCCCTGCACCTGGCCGGCACGGGCCTGGGCCGGGGGGGGTACGCCATCGTGGGCCAGGGGGAGGTGGCCACCCTTTTGGAGGCCCCGGAGGAGGTGCTCCTTGGCCATCTGGAGGAGGCCTCGGGACTTAGGCCCGTGGCGGAGGCGGCCCGGACCACGGAAGAACGCCTTCGGGAAGCCTGGGACCTCTTGGAGCAGCGAAGGCTTGGGCTAGAGGAACTCCAGGCCCGGGCAGAAGGGCTAAGAAGGGAAGCGGCAACCGCGCAAAAGGCCCGGGAGCTGGACCTCCAGGTTCTGGCGCTGAAGGCAAGCCTCCTCGAGGCCCGGATAGAGGAAGCCCAGAAGGAGATGCAAAGGGCCCAGGAAAGGCTTGAAGCCCTAGCCCAGGAAGAGGAAACCCTAAAGGAGGAACGGGCAGGGCTCGAGGCCCACCGCCAAACCTTAGGCAAGAAGGAGGAGGCCTTGCGCCAGGAACTGGAGGCGGTGCGCCTTCGCCTCAAGGAACGGGAGGGCTGGGAGCGCGAGCTAAGAGAGCTTTCCCGGCTTCAAAAGACCTTGGACCGTCCCCCGCCGCCTGACCCCGGTCCCCCCGTTCCCCCTCCCCCCGTACCGGCGGAGGAACTCCGCCAGCGCCTCAAGGCCCTGCGGGCCCGGGAAAACCAGCTAAAGGAGGAAAAGCGCCGCCACGAAGAAGCCTTGCGCCGCTATCTGAGCGAACGGGCCCGCTACGAGGAGAGGCAAAAGGCCTATGCGGAGGCCCTCGCCCGGCGGCAACGTCTGGAGGAGGAACTTGGCCGCAAGCAGGAGGCCCTGAGGGTCCTCGAGGCCCAGGCGGCCCAAAGAAGGCAGCTGGAGGCAAGGCTGGCCGAGCTCAAGGCCCAAGCCCAGGCCGCCCAGCGGGAGGCCGAGCGCCTCAGGCGCCTGTTGCAGGCGGGAAGCGACCTGCAAGAGGGCCCCAGAAAGGTGCGCAAGCTTCCCGGGGTCCTGGGGGTGGTGGCCGACCTGGTGAGGCCCGAACCGGGGCTGGAGCTGGCCTTGGAGGTGGCCCTGGGCCCCCGGCTCCAATGGGTGCTTACCCAGGATGAGGAAGCCGCCAAAGCCGCCATCGCCCTCCTGAAGCGGGAAGGGGGCCGGGCCACCTTCTTACCCCTCAGCCTTCTTTCCCCCCCACCTCCCCCTTCACCCCAGCCGGCCTCTGGCCTCCTGGGACCCGCTTTCCGGCTGGCCCGGCTGCGGCTCGGGGTACCCCACGAAGAGGAAGTTCTCCTCACCCTTTTCGGGGACACCCTGGTCTTCAGGGACCTGGATACCGCCCTCGCCTACCGTAAAGCGGGGGGCAGGGAACGGCTGGTCACCGTAGAAGGAGAGGTGCTGGAACGCCTGGGGGCCCTCACCGGGGGAAGGCCAAGGGGAGGAGGGGAGACCCTCCTCCTAAGACGGCGCCTGGAGGACCTCGAGGCCGAAGAAGAGCTCCTCCCGCAAAAGGTCCGGGCCCTGGAGGAGGCCTTGGCCCCCTTGGCCTCCTACCAGCACCTGGAGGAACTCCGGGCCCAGGTGGCCACCCTCAAGCGTTCCCTCGCCTCCCCCCTACCCCCGCCCCCAGAGCCCCCCCCGCCTCCCCAAGACCCCTGGGAGGAAACCCAGCTTCAGGTCCTGGAGGAGGAGCTAACAAAGCTGGAGGAAGCCTTGGCCCAGGCCGATGCCCACGAACGCTGGCAGCTTCTTTCCCAAGCCCAGAAAGCCTGGGAAGAGGCGGAACAGGAGGTGCGCCGCCTCCAGCTGCGAATGGAGGAGCTGAAGGCCAAACTGGCCGCCACCGAACCCCTCCTGGCCGAGATGCAAGCCCTGGAAAGCCAGCTGGTGGCCTTACGGGAGGAAAGGCGAGCGCTCCAGGAACGGGAAACCCGGGCCCTCACCCGGGCCAACGCCCTTTTGGCCGAGCGGGAAAACCTAAGCCTCCTCCTGGCCCGCCGGGAAGCCCTCCTGGAGGAGCTTTTGCGGGAGCGGGCCGCTTTGCCTCCCGTGGAAAGGATCCCCGGTACCCCCAAGGCCCTGCAGGCCAAGCTGGCCCAGCTAGAACGGGAGCGGGCCAGCTTAGGACCCGTGAACGCCCTGGCGGAAAGGGAACTCCTCCAGCTGGAAGCCCGCCTTAAAGCCCAGGAGGAGGAGGTCCAAGAAGCCCTGGAAGCCCTGCACCGCCTCGAGGCGGAGACCAAGGCCGTGGAAAGGGAATACGCTGAGCGCTTGCGGGAAAGCTTCGCCGTGTTCCAGGAAGCCTTCCGGCGCAATGCTTCTGCCCTCCTGGGAGCCCAGGCCGAGGTGCGGCGGGAGGGCCGGGGCCTGAAGCTGGCGCTGGTTCCCGCAGGCAAACGCACCCAGGACCTCCGCCTCCTTTCCCTGGGAGAAAAAACCCTGGGCGCCTTGGCCTTTCTGTTCTCCCTGGGGGAACTCCAAGGGGGTCTGCCCCTAGCGGTACTGGACGAAGTAGACGCCGCCTTGGATGACGCCAACCTGGCCCGCTTCACCAGGTTCTTGCACTCGGGGCAGCAGTTCATCCTCATCACCCATCAAAAGCGCACCATGGAGGCCTGCCACGCCCTCTACGGGGTCACCGCCCAAGGAGGCGTGAGCCGGGTCTACTCCATCCGCAAGGAGGTAGCCCATGACCCTGAATGA
- a CDS encoding nucleoside triphosphate pyrophosphohydrolase family protein translates to MTLNEYQQQAKKTALYPEAYRILYPTLGLVGEAGELANKVKKVLRDRGGTLGPDAREDLLAELGDVLWYVAQLATDLGVSLEEVAQGNLAKLRSRLERGKIGGSGDNR, encoded by the coding sequence ATGACCCTGAATGAGTACCAGCAGCAGGCCAAGAAGACCGCCCTTTACCCCGAGGCCTACCGGATCCTGTACCCCACCTTGGGCCTGGTGGGTGAAGCAGGGGAACTGGCCAACAAGGTAAAGAAGGTGCTTAGAGACCGCGGGGGAACCCTCGGCCCGGACGCTCGGGAGGATCTCTTGGCTGAGCTTGGGGACGTGCTTTGGTATGTGGCCCAGCTGGCCACCGACCTGGGGGTGAGCTTGGAGGAGGTTGCCCAAGGCAATCTAGCTAAGCTCCGCTCCCGGCTGGAACGGGGAAAGATCGGGGGCTCAGGGGACAACCGCTAA
- a CDS encoding N-acetylmuramoyl-L-alanine amidase family protein: MRFLALALFLLLALAQAPRPLLVGGEVGQALYPGGRGLAYGEVGLIARGLGLALWQGEGQVALGLGSRYKAFPLVANEAQAAARGAAWKRGQEVLVPLRPLSEALGLEYRAQEGILLRLPWAKLLSVERGPARLLVRFSREVNALVEGNSVLFLLAQGEGAGLSQEAQGLRLALESPPARLYYPGGGQVVLEWGSLVRPRPTVLLDPGHGGQDPGISAGGFWEKDLTLDLAKRVASRLANARLTRQTDQYVPLEARLAQAQTASVMVSLHVTQGSAVNLYLPKARTSPLARNAEALLATAPAEQAALLKVYAGDPRRLAVALEKAFSALGLVLARAEGPYALTDIPGAGVLLEVGVERLKTPEARNQVAEAIAQAIRTYLE; this comes from the coding sequence ATGAGGTTCCTGGCGCTGGCCTTATTCCTCCTTCTCGCCCTGGCCCAGGCGCCAAGGCCCCTCCTGGTGGGGGGGGAGGTGGGCCAGGCCTTGTATCCCGGGGGGCGGGGCTTGGCCTACGGGGAAGTGGGCCTTATAGCCCGGGGCCTGGGGCTTGCCCTGTGGCAAGGGGAAGGCCAGGTGGCCCTGGGCCTGGGAAGCCGCTACAAGGCCTTCCCCCTGGTGGCCAACGAGGCCCAGGCGGCCGCCCGGGGGGCGGCCTGGAAACGGGGGCAGGAGGTCCTTGTCCCTTTACGGCCCTTAAGCGAGGCCTTGGGCCTGGAATACCGGGCCCAGGAAGGTATCCTGCTCCGGCTTCCCTGGGCTAAGCTTCTTTCGGTGGAACGCGGGCCAGCCCGCCTTTTGGTGCGCTTCTCCCGGGAGGTGAACGCCCTGGTGGAGGGCAACAGCGTCCTCTTCCTCCTGGCCCAGGGAGAGGGGGCGGGCCTGAGCCAGGAGGCCCAGGGCCTGCGCCTGGCCCTGGAAAGCCCGCCCGCCCGGCTCTACTACCCCGGCGGGGGCCAGGTGGTCCTGGAGTGGGGTTCCCTGGTTAGACCCAGGCCCACGGTGCTCCTGGACCCGGGACACGGGGGGCAGGACCCAGGTATCTCGGCGGGGGGCTTCTGGGAAAAGGACCTCACCCTGGATCTGGCCAAGAGGGTAGCCTCCCGCCTGGCCAACGCCAGACTCACCCGGCAAACCGACCAGTACGTGCCCCTCGAGGCCCGCTTGGCCCAGGCGCAAACCGCCTCGGTGATGGTTTCCCTGCACGTGACCCAGGGCAGCGCCGTGAACCTCTACCTCCCCAAGGCCCGCACCTCTCCCCTTGCCCGGAACGCCGAGGCCCTCCTGGCCACGGCCCCAGCGGAGCAAGCCGCCTTGTTGAAGGTCTATGCCGGTGACCCGCGGCGCCTGGCCGTGGCCTTGGAAAAGGCCTTTTCTGCCCTGGGCCTCGTGCTGGCCCGGGCCGAGGGTCCCTACGCCCTCACGGATATCCCGGGGGCAGGGGTACTCCTGGAGGTGGGGGTGGAGCGGCTCAAGACCCCTGAGGCCCGCAACCAGGTGGCGGAGGCCATCGCCCAGGCCATCCGCACCTACTTGGAGTAA
- a CDS encoding carbon-nitrogen hydrolase family protein, with amino-acid sequence MRVALAHLGKKPSVSELLKALLPLIERAQGEGALALLLPELILGKQGEDTLPQALKALAEENRIPVLAGFLAPGPRNRLGIFPQGPFYDKVHPYLASDEEGDEGIAPGEGPVIWEFRGKRFGLALCYDLDFPELFRSYALMGAEGFLVGSAWPGEYQELLSVLARARAAENQAYLLLANRADTGSPSLAVAPDGRLLGLRHEEGVLLVDLDFAFLEEYRARYPILRHRRPEAYRLW; translated from the coding sequence GTGCGGGTAGCCCTAGCCCACCTGGGCAAAAAGCCCAGCGTTTCCGAGTTGCTCAAGGCCCTCCTACCCCTAATAGAAAGGGCGCAAGGGGAGGGGGCCTTGGCCCTCCTCCTTCCCGAGCTGATCCTAGGGAAGCAAGGGGAAGACACCCTTCCCCAGGCCCTTAAGGCCCTGGCTGAGGAAAACCGGATACCGGTGCTCGCAGGCTTCCTGGCCCCTGGCCCCAGGAACCGGCTTGGCATCTTCCCCCAGGGTCCCTTTTACGATAAGGTGCATCCCTACCTGGCGTCGGACGAAGAGGGGGATGAGGGGATTGCGCCCGGGGAAGGCCCCGTGATCTGGGAGTTTCGCGGCAAACGGTTCGGGCTTGCCCTTTGCTACGATCTGGACTTTCCCGAGCTGTTTCGCAGTTATGCCCTGATGGGCGCCGAGGGCTTTCTGGTGGGCTCGGCCTGGCCCGGGGAGTACCAAGAGCTTCTCTCGGTCCTGGCCCGGGCCCGGGCTGCGGAGAACCAGGCCTATCTGCTCCTGGCCAACCGTGCGGACACGGGAAGCCCCTCCCTGGCGGTGGCCCCTGATGGGCGCCTCCTGGGCCTAAGGCATGAGGAGGGGGTTTTGCTGGTGGACCTAGACTTTGCCTTCCTGGAGGAGTACCGCGCCCGCTACCCCATCCTCCGCCACCGGCGGCCGGAAGCCTACCGCCTTTGGTAA
- a CDS encoding GerMN domain-containing protein, translating to MRRLLTFWNLLGLAVFALGALVYWQSPGHQASSALPLPSEETLAASSLPTILYLPNPPQGLRKETRTLELAPGDTPEHKVLAAWAEALQAPKPRALYRMAQVFVVDLPADFPLGLDASQEALRLYSLAYTLLATFPQAQGVRFLVEGEPKPGLAHLDLSQPYRLP from the coding sequence ATGCGCCGACTCTTGACCTTCTGGAACCTCCTTGGCCTTGCCGTCTTCGCCCTGGGGGCTCTGGTCTACTGGCAAAGCCCAGGGCACCAGGCTTCCTCCGCCCTGCCTTTGCCCTCGGAGGAGACCCTGGCCGCAAGCAGCCTGCCCACCATCCTTTACCTTCCCAATCCCCCTCAAGGCCTCCGCAAGGAAACCCGCACCCTGGAGTTGGCCCCGGGGGATACGCCGGAGCACAAAGTTCTGGCCGCCTGGGCCGAGGCCTTGCAGGCCCCTAAACCCCGGGCCCTCTACCGGATGGCCCAGGTTTTCGTGGTGGATCTTCCCGCCGATTTCCCCCTGGGTCTGGATGCCAGCCAGGAAGCCCTACGCCTTTACAGCTTGGCCTACACCCTCCTGGCCACCTTCCCCCAGGCCCAGGGGGTGCGCTTCCTGGTGGAGGGGGAACCTAAGCCGGGGCTGGCCCATTTAGACCTAAGCCAACCTTATCGCCTGCCATGA
- the sdaAA gene encoding L-serine ammonia-lyase, iron-sulfur-dependent, subunit alpha → MPLTLNELASLSGRASEAVLREEVEETGLVPEVILDKLRERLGVMRDSIRRGLASDAPSVAGMVGRNAKTLWETPDPLRDPLLKRVQAYAMAVNEENARMGRIVAAPTAGSAGTLPGALLGVADHLGIPDEALLMPMVLAAGVAKIINRQIYIAGASGGCQAEIGSSAAMAAAAVTELLGGSPEACAHAAALALQNTLGLVCDPVGGFVEVPCVMRNGFYAVHAVSAASMALAGIRSVIPPDEVILAMAGIGRLLPLELKETGLGGLADTPTGRRLAAQALGQVSED, encoded by the coding sequence ATGCCATTAACCCTGAACGAACTGGCAAGCCTTTCCGGCCGGGCGTCGGAGGCGGTGCTTCGCGAGGAGGTGGAGGAAACCGGTTTAGTCCCGGAGGTTATCCTGGATAAGCTTCGGGAGCGCCTGGGCGTCATGCGGGATTCCATCCGCAGGGGTCTAGCCTCGGATGCTCCCAGCGTGGCGGGGATGGTGGGTAGGAACGCCAAGACCTTGTGGGAGACTCCCGATCCCTTGCGGGACCCCCTCTTGAAACGGGTCCAGGCCTACGCCATGGCGGTCAATGAAGAGAACGCCCGCATGGGCCGGATTGTGGCCGCACCCACAGCGGGTAGCGCCGGGACCCTGCCGGGGGCTCTTCTGGGGGTGGCGGATCACCTGGGTATCCCCGACGAAGCCCTCCTCATGCCCATGGTCCTGGCCGCCGGCGTGGCCAAGATCATCAACCGCCAGATCTACATCGCGGGGGCCAGCGGGGGGTGCCAGGCGGAGATCGGTTCCTCGGCAGCCATGGCGGCCGCCGCCGTTACCGAGCTCCTCGGAGGGAGCCCCGAGGCTTGTGCCCACGCGGCCGCTTTAGCCCTGCAGAACACCCTGGGCCTGGTTTGCGACCCCGTGGGGGGGTTTGTGGAGGTCCCCTGTGTGATGCGCAATGGGTTTTATGCGGTCCATGCGGTGAGCGCTGCCTCCATGGCCCTTGCGGGCATCAGGAGCGTGATCCCCCCCGATGAGGTGATCCTGGCCATGGCGGGCATCGGCCGTCTCCTGCCCTTGGAGCTAAAGGAAACGGGCCTTGGGGGCTTGGCGGACACCCCCACGGGGCGCCGGCTTGCCGCCCAGGCCCTAGGGCAGGTTTCCGAGGATTGA
- the smpB gene encoding SsrA-binding protein SmpB, whose amino-acid sequence MAFVLENRRARHDYEILETYEAGIVLKGTEVKSLRAGKVDFTGSFAKFENGELYLENLYIAPYEKGSYTNVDPRRKRKLLLHRHELNRLRGKVEQKGLTLVPLKIYFNERGYAKVLLGLARGKKAYQRKEDDKKRAVRRALEEL is encoded by the coding sequence ATGGCCTTCGTGCTGGAGAACCGCCGGGCGCGGCACGACTACGAGATCCTGGAAACCTACGAGGCGGGGATCGTCCTCAAGGGAACCGAGGTCAAGTCCCTGCGCGCCGGTAAGGTGGATTTTACCGGGAGCTTCGCCAAGTTTGAAAACGGTGAGCTTTACCTGGAAAACCTCTACATCGCCCCCTACGAAAAGGGATCCTACACCAACGTGGACCCCAGGAGAAAGCGGAAGCTCCTTCTTCACCGCCACGAGCTCAACCGGTTAAGGGGCAAGGTGGAGCAAAAGGGTCTCACCCTGGTACCCCTAAAGATTTACTTCAACGAACGGGGCTACGCCAAGGTGCTCCTGGGTTTGGCCCGGGGGAAAAAGGCCTATCAAAGGAAGGAAGACGACAAAAAGCGGGCCGTGCGCCGCGCCCTGGAGGAGCTATGA
- a CDS encoding peroxiredoxin: MEETVTLPRLNEPAPDFVAKTTAGELRLSDLKGKWVVLFSHPADFTPVCSTEFLAFAKRQKEFEELGVQLVGLSIDSIYAHLAWLKDLEEMSGVQINFPVIADLDMKVSKLYGMIHPAASETAAVRAVFIIDPNGILRGMLYYPLTTGRNIDEILRFIRALQFTDRTGLNTPADWQPGEAAIVKPPATLDELKADEARKTEYAEYRRWYLRLKKAE, from the coding sequence ATGGAAGAGACCGTTACCCTTCCCCGTTTAAACGAACCTGCGCCGGACTTCGTGGCCAAGACCACGGCTGGGGAGCTTCGGCTATCCGACCTCAAGGGCAAATGGGTGGTGCTCTTCAGCCACCCCGCCGACTTTACCCCGGTGTGCTCCACGGAGTTTCTGGCCTTCGCAAAGCGGCAAAAGGAGTTTGAGGAGCTGGGCGTTCAGCTGGTAGGCCTTTCCATTGACTCCATCTACGCCCACCTGGCCTGGCTGAAGGACCTGGAGGAGATGTCCGGGGTCCAGATTAACTTCCCGGTCATCGCCGACCTGGACATGAAGGTGTCCAAGCTCTATGGCATGATCCACCCCGCCGCCAGCGAAACCGCTGCGGTGCGGGCGGTGTTCATCATTGACCCCAACGGTATCCTCCGGGGGATGCTGTATTACCCCCTCACCACGGGTCGGAACATTGACGAGATTCTGCGCTTCATCCGGGCTCTCCAGTTCACCGACCGCACCGGCTTGAACACCCCTGCCGACTGGCAACCCGGGGAGGCCGCCATCGTCAAGCCTCCGGCCACCTTGGACGAGCTCAAGGCCGACGAAGCCAGAAAAACCGAGTACGCCGAGTACAGGCGCTGGTACCTCCGCCTTAAGAAGGCGGAGTAG
- a CDS encoding sulfurtransferase, which produces MGYAHPEVLVSTEWVQERLQDPQVRILEVDEDILLYDTGHIPNAQKVDWQRDFWNPVVRDFVDEEGFANLMERLGISNDTTVILYGDKNNWWAAYAFWFLKYNGHQDVRLMNGGRQKWVQEGRPLTTEVPTFPKGHYRVPYRDESIRAYRDEVLKHILKAKEGKGALVDVRSPEEYRGELTHMPGYPQEGALRAGHIPGAKNIPWAKAVNPDGTFKTVEELAALYQSLGITPDKDVVVYCRIAERSSHSWFVLKYLLGYPHVKNYDGSWTEWGNLVGVPVAKGEE; this is translated from the coding sequence ATGGGGTATGCCCATCCTGAGGTACTGGTAAGCACGGAATGGGTTCAGGAGCGCCTGCAGGACCCACAGGTTCGGATCCTCGAGGTGGACGAGGACATCCTCCTCTACGACACCGGCCACATCCCCAACGCCCAGAAAGTGGACTGGCAGAGGGACTTCTGGAACCCCGTGGTGCGGGATTTCGTGGATGAAGAGGGGTTTGCCAACCTCATGGAAAGGCTTGGCATCTCCAACGACACCACGGTGATCCTCTACGGGGACAAGAACAACTGGTGGGCCGCCTATGCCTTCTGGTTCCTCAAGTACAACGGCCACCAGGACGTGCGCCTGATGAACGGGGGGCGCCAGAAATGGGTGCAGGAGGGCCGCCCCCTCACCACCGAGGTGCCCACCTTCCCAAAAGGCCACTACCGCGTCCCCTATCGGGATGAGTCCATCCGCGCCTACCGGGACGAGGTGCTCAAACACATCCTTAAGGCCAAGGAGGGTAAGGGAGCCCTGGTGGACGTGCGCAGCCCCGAGGAGTACCGGGGAGAGCTCACCCACATGCCCGGTTATCCCCAGGAAGGGGCCCTACGGGCCGGCCACATCCCGGGCGCCAAAAACATCCCCTGGGCCAAGGCGGTGAACCCCGATGGCACCTTTAAGACCGTAGAGGAACTAGCGGCCCTGTACCAGTCCCTGGGGATCACCCCGGACAAGGACGTGGTGGTCTACTGCCGCATCGCCGAGCGCTCCAGCCACTCCTGGTTTGTCCTCAAGTACCTTCTGGGCTATCCGCACGTGAAGAACTACGATGGCTCCTGGACAGAGTGGGGCAACCTGGTGGGGGTGCCGGTGGCCAAAGGAGAGGAGTAG
- a CDS encoding zf-TFIIB domain-containing protein, whose product MPLLLCPNCQVGMREVERRGVLLDVCPQCGGVWLDKGELEKLLAEAREVERSYEEEREAYYRKEGKPYRKKKGFLDIFD is encoded by the coding sequence ATGCCCCTTCTCCTTTGCCCCAACTGCCAGGTGGGCATGCGGGAGGTGGAAAGACGGGGGGTCCTGTTGGACGTATGCCCCCAGTGCGGGGGTGTTTGGCTGGACAAGGGGGAGCTGGAGAAACTCCTGGCCGAGGCCCGGGAAGTGGAGCGTTCCTACGAGGAGGAAAGGGAGGCCTACTACCGCAAAGAAGGGAAACCCTACAGGAAAAAGAAAGGGTTTCTGGACATCTTTGACTGA
- a CDS encoding zinc metallopeptidase: MDMLALLLMVLVFVASLAIQGGLQATFARFSRLANSRGLTGAQVARAILDAHGLTHVRVEPVPGALTDHYDPHAKAVRLSEPNYASPSLAALAVAAHEVGHAVQDAQGYAWLRVRASLLPAASLGSNLGPWLVILGLMVGAIGLAKLGLYLFLAVALFQLVTLPVEFDASRRALEFLRRMGFLSQQEMAPARQVLTWAALTYVAALASSLATLLYYASLLMGRREE, encoded by the coding sequence ATGGACATGTTGGCGCTTTTGCTCATGGTGCTGGTCTTCGTGGCCAGCTTGGCGATTCAAGGGGGTTTACAGGCCACCTTTGCCCGCTTTAGCCGGTTGGCCAATAGCCGTGGCCTCACGGGGGCCCAGGTGGCCCGGGCCATCCTGGATGCCCATGGCCTCACCCACGTGCGGGTGGAGCCGGTGCCGGGGGCTCTCACCGACCATTACGACCCCCACGCCAAGGCGGTGCGGCTTTCCGAGCCCAACTACGCCTCGCCCAGCCTAGCCGCCCTGGCGGTAGCGGCCCACGAGGTGGGGCATGCGGTGCAGGATGCCCAGGGGTATGCTTGGCTGCGGGTAAGGGCCAGCCTGCTGCCGGCCGCCAGCCTGGGTTCCAACCTGGGGCCTTGGCTGGTGATCCTGGGGCTTATGGTGGGGGCGATCGGTTTGGCCAAGCTGGGCCTCTACCTCTTCCTGGCGGTGGCCCTTTTCCAGCTGGTCACCTTGCCGGTGGAGTTTGACGCCTCGAGGCGGGCCTTGGAGTTCCTAAGGCGCATGGGCTTTCTTTCCCAACAGGAGATGGCCCCCGCCCGCCAGGTGTTGACCTGGGCAGCCCTTACCTATGTGGCGGCCCTAGCCAGCTCCTTGGCCACCCTTCTTTACTACGCCAGCCTCCTCATGGGCCGCCGGGAGGAGTAG
- a CDS encoding biotin transporter BioY — MWKTEVLPYTPLVKILWPNRSLARDLTLILAGSLLVALAARISIPLPFTPVPITGQTLAILLVGAALGSRLGFLALLAYLAEGAMGLPVFAGGTGGLARILGPTGGFLLAFPLAAGLVGLLVERFGLDRSFLGTLLAMLAGNALLYLVGLPWLAAWLMGAGKFAGTGALLAMGLFPFIPGDLVKAVLAALLLPSAWKLLGKR, encoded by the coding sequence TGGAAAACCGAGGTTCTTCCCTATACCCCCTTGGTAAAAATCCTTTGGCCAAATCGTAGCCTGGCTCGAGACCTCACCCTAATCCTGGCGGGTAGCCTCCTCGTGGCCCTGGCCGCCAGGATCAGCATCCCTTTGCCCTTCACCCCCGTGCCCATCACCGGCCAGACCTTGGCGATTCTTCTGGTGGGCGCGGCCCTGGGTAGCCGCCTGGGATTCCTGGCCCTTCTCGCCTATTTGGCGGAGGGCGCCATGGGGCTACCCGTCTTCGCGGGGGGCACGGGCGGCCTGGCCAGGATTCTGGGCCCCACCGGAGGGTTCCTGTTGGCCTTCCCCTTGGCAGCGGGGCTCGTGGGTCTTTTGGTAGAGCGGTTTGGCCTAGACCGCAGCTTCCTGGGTACCCTACTGGCCATGCTGGCGGGCAACGCCCTCCTCTACCTGGTGGGGCTTCCCTGGCTTGCCGCCTGGCTCATGGGGGCAGGAAAGTTCGCCGGAACGGGCGCACTTCTGGCCATGGGGCTTTTCCCCTTCATCCCCGGGGACCTGGTGAAGGCGGTCCTGGCTGCCCTCCTTTTGCCCTCCGCCTGGAAACTCCTGGGAAAGCGCTAG